The sequence GGCGTCGACTGCGAGACCTTGGGCGCAGCCAGCGTGGGCGCGGCGGTCGAGATCGGGACCTGGATCTGCGGCACGGCGGCGACCGGTTGCGGCGGCGCTTCCGCCCGCGTTGCTGTCGGCGTCACCGCGGCGCGCTCCACCGCCTGCTGGGGCTGCGGCGCCGGCGTTGCAGGCTTGGCCGTGGATGCCGGCGGCGTCGCGGATGCCGGCTTCGCGGCGCCCTGCGTCGTTGGTGCCGGCTGGCTCGCGGGCTGTGTGCTGCTCGCCGCTGGTGCCGGCGCGGCGGGCGTCGCTGCCGGTTGCGCGGCGGCATCGGTGGGAGGGGGCGCGGGAGCTTGCGCCGGCGGCTGCTGCTGCGCCTGCGAAGCAGGCGCGCTCGGCTTGCTCGACATCGCGTTGTACGTGAAGTAGCCGCCGACGATCACCGCGGCGGCGACGCCGACGCCGATCCAGATCCCCATTCCACCGCCACCCAGTTTCTTGTCTTCGGCGACGCTGTCGAAGGTGCCGAAGCTGGGCGCGACCGGGCGCGAATCTCTTTTCTCCGCCTTCTCGACGATCGGTTCGAGCTTGCGCGGCGGAGGTGGCGGCGCCGGCTTCCACTCGGGCGAGGTCGCAGGCGAAGTGAAGGTCTTCTTCGTCGGGACGACAGGCGCGGCCATCGGCAACGGCTCGTGCGCATCTGCTTTCTTCGAGGGTGGCGGAGCCGGCGGCGCCAGCTTGGGCGCGGGTGTCATCACCGTGGGCGCGAGCTCGGGCGCCGGCTTGGGCGCGGCCGCCGCGCTCGCCGCTGGAACCGGCACCGGACCGGGCTTGGACGCGCTGACCGGCGGCGTCAGGCTCGGCGGCGTGAATCCGGGATTGCTCGGCGGGCGATACGCCGAGATGACCCCGGTCGCCTCGCCGATCGAGATGCCCGCCTTGCGCGACTTCTGCACCGCCACCGCGACTTCGCGCGCCATGGTGCGCAGCACCGCGACGTGCAGATCGTTGAACGCGTTCTTGTTGCCGGCGAAGACCGCCAACACGCCGCTCACCTGCTCGGTGTCGACGTCGCGGATGGGCACGATGACGATGGAACGCGTGCCGAGCGCGCGGCAGGCGGCCGCGTCCACGCGGCTGTCGGTGTCGGAATCGTCGCAGCGCAGCGCCTGGCCGCTCTGCACCGCCATGCCGCTGAAGGTCCCTTCCAGGGAGATGGCGGCGCCGACGTCGGGGGCGGCTGGACCGCTGGAGGCGCGGCAGATCATCTCGGTGACGTCGCCTTCGCTCAGCGCAATCGCGGACCCGCTCGCGCCCGTGTAAGTCTGCGCGCGCGCCGCGATCGACGCCAGCTCCTGCGCCAGCGCCGGTGCATTCGGTTGAGCTTCGGCCATTACGACCCCGGTCCCGGGAGGAATCGCATATTGATAAACCCTGCCGCCGAAGTCAAGGAAACAAACTGACCGAAGGGCCAGGGTTCGCACGGCCATCGTCCCAAGGTAACCAGGGAATCAACCTCGGCATAGACGCGGCCGCGCGAACGGCACTATAATCGCGCTCCTCTGCTTGTCTTCCCCCGAGGCGAAAGCCGTTGAGGTACGCCCATGAAGCCGATCACTGAAGTCATTCGCGACAAAGAGAACGAGATCCAGCAGATCCGCCAGGAGGTCGAGACCTTCGCGCGCCAGAGCGAGCAGCGCATCAAGGGGATCGAGACCGAACTGGAGACGCTGCGCGCCGCCGCCCGCATCATCTCGGGTGATGGCGGACAGCCGACGGCCGCCGCCGCTGCGCCCATCCCGATGCCCGTGCAGACTGCGCCCGCGCCGGTCGAGACCTTTCCGGTGCAGTCGGTGCCGCCGGCGCCCGAACCCGCGCGCAAGCGCTGGCCGTAAGAAGAGCGGTCAGCAATCACCAGTCAACGAGGGCCTGTCCGAAAGGACGGGCCTTTCTCTTTGTGCCGCCCTCTCGGGCCGACTTCGAGAATCTCGGCTTGCAAGTTGCTGAGCCGTGTTCTATACTGAACCA comes from Terriglobales bacterium and encodes:
- a CDS encoding TonB family protein; the encoded protein is MAEAQPNAPALAQELASIAARAQTYTGASGSAIALSEGDVTEMICRASSGPAAPDVGAAISLEGTFSGMAVQSGQALRCDDSDTDSRVDAAACRALGTRSIVIVPIRDVDTEQVSGVLAVFAGNKNAFNDLHVAVLRTMAREVAVAVQKSRKAGISIGEATGVISAYRPPSNPGFTPPSLTPPVSASKPGPVPVPAASAAAAPKPAPELAPTVMTPAPKLAPPAPPPSKKADAHEPLPMAAPVVPTKKTFTSPATSPEWKPAPPPPPRKLEPIVEKAEKRDSRPVAPSFGTFDSVAEDKKLGGGGMGIWIGVGVAAAVIVGGYFTYNAMSSKPSAPASQAQQQPPAQAPAPPPTDAAAQPAATPAAPAPAASSTQPASQPAPTTQGAAKPASATPPASTAKPATPAPQPQQAVERAAVTPTATRAEAPPQPVAAVPQIQVPISTAAPTLAAPKVSQSTPAQVVTQVMPKYPDMARTMKASGSVQLEASIGKDGSVKGVKVLSGHTLLRDAAAQAVRQWKYKPATLNGEPVESTVQVTVKFPEIR